The Dissulfurirhabdus thermomarina DNA window CGAGCGCTGGACACCCGTGTTCATGTAGGCCTCGTTGTCCACGCAGACGTAGAGGAAGTCGTGGCCGCGTTCCATGGCGCCGGAGAGGGCCTGGAGGCCGATGTCGCCGGTGGCGCCGTCGCCCCCGAGGGCCATGATATCCACGTGCCGCTTGGGGATCTTGCCCTTCCTCGCCATGGCCTTCCGGGCCGCCTCGACACCGGAGGCCACCGCCGCCGCGTTCTCGAAGGCGATGTGGAGCCAGGGCACCCGCCAGGCCGTCTGCGGGTAGGGGGATGTGATGATCTCCATGCAGCCCGTGGCGCTGCAGACGATGACGTTCCGCCCCAGGGCCTTCATGACCATCCGGAGGGCGAGGACCTCGCCGCAGCCCTGGCAGGCTCGGTGGCCCGGGGCCAGGGGCTCGTCCTTGGGGAGGTTCTTGACGGTGAAGCCTTTGAATTTCTCGAGTTCGGGTATCATTTTTCGCGCACTCCGATCACTTCGTAGAGTTCCCTGGGCCGCTTCCGGGCCTTGGCCTGGGCCTTTTCGACGATTTCCTCGAAGGTCTCGACGGTGACGTCGCGCCCGCCGAGCCCGGCGACGAAGCTGAAGATCTTCGGCGCCCCGGGCACCTTGTAGAAGACGGCGCGGAGATCCTCGCCCACGGGCCCGCAGGGGGCGCCGGGCGGGAGGCACCGGTCGATGACGGCGAGCACCTTGGCCTTCCCCGCGGCCTTGCGGAACTCCTGGGCCGGGAAGGGCCGCCAGAGGCGGATGCGGACGAGGCCCACCTTCTGTCCCTTCTCGCGCATGGCGTCCACGGCGGTCATGGCCGTCTCGGAGATGCTGCCCATGGTCACGAGGAGGGTCTCGGCGTCCTCGCTCCGGTAGGTCTCCACCGGCTGGTAACGGCGGCCGAAGAGCTCGGCGAACTCGTCCCAGGCCTTGAGGATCACCTTCTTCGAGGCCTTGAGGGCCTGGTCGTGGGCCACCTTGGCCTCGGTGTAGACTTCGGGGATCCCCACGGGGCCCATGGTGATGGGCTTTTTCGGGTCGAGCCGGTACCTCGGCTTGAAGGGGGGCAGGTATCGGTTCACCTCTTCCTGGTCGAGGATCTCGATGGGCTCGATGACGTGGCTCAGGGTGAAGCCGTCGATGTTCACGATCATGGGGAGGGAGACCCGGCGGTCCTCGGCCACCCGGAAAGCGTGCAGGGTGAGGTCGAAGGCCTCCTGGCCGTTTTCGGCGAAGGTCTGGATCCAGCCGATGTCCCGCTGCACCATGATGTCCTGGTGGTCGTTCCAGATGCTGATGGGGGCCGAGAGCGCCCGGTTCGCCACCACCATGACGATGGGAAGGCGCATGGTGGAGGGGATGTAGAGGATCTCGCTCATGAGGGAGAGCCCCTGGGAGCTCGAGGCCGTGAAGGTCCGGGCCCCGGCGGCGGAGGAGCCGCAGCAGCAGCTCATGGCCGAGTGTTCGGACTCCACCGGGACGAACTCGGCGTCGAGCTTGCCGTTGGCCACGTCCTCGGACAAATGCTCGACGATGTGGGTCTGGGGCGTGATGGGATAGGCGGCCACGAGGTCCACGTCGGCCAGCTTGACGGCCTCGGCCACCGCTATCGAGACTTCGATTCCAACGCGTTTAGCCATGA harbors:
- a CDS encoding transketolase C-terminal domain-containing protein, yielding MAKRVGIEVSIAVAEAVKLADVDLVAAYPITPQTHIVEHLSEDVANGKLDAEFVPVESEHSAMSCCCGSSAAGARTFTASSSQGLSLMSEILYIPSTMRLPIVMVVANRALSAPISIWNDHQDIMVQRDIGWIQTFAENGQEAFDLTLHAFRVAEDRRVSLPMIVNIDGFTLSHVIEPIEILDQEEVNRYLPPFKPRYRLDPKKPITMGPVGIPEVYTEAKVAHDQALKASKKVILKAWDEFAELFGRRYQPVETYRSEDAETLLVTMGSISETAMTAVDAMREKGQKVGLVRIRLWRPFPAQEFRKAAGKAKVLAVIDRCLPPGAPCGPVGEDLRAVFYKVPGAPKIFSFVAGLGGRDVTVETFEEIVEKAQAKARKRPRELYEVIGVREK